The genomic window TCACCCGCTAGCGCCTAGGCGTAGCGAATGATCACGCTTTTGGTCTCCAGATAGCCGTCCAGCGCCGCCCGGCCGTGTTCGCGGCCGATACCCGATTGCTTCATGCCACCGAAAGGCACGTTGGGATCGAGCGTGTTGTGGCTGTTGACCCAGACCGTCCCCGCCTTCAGCGACTTCACCACCTTGAACGCCTTGTTGAGATCGCGCGTCCAGACCGATGCAGCGAGGCCGTAGCGGCTGTCATTGGCGATCCTGATCGCCTCGTCGAGATCGTCGAACGGCAGCGCCGCGATCACCGGTCCGAAAATCTCGTCGCGCACCGCTTCGTCCTGCGGCTTCAACCCTGCCAATATGGTCGGCGCGATGAAATAGCCGCCATCCGGCACCGAGCGATTGCCCGCCACAAGACTGGCGCCGGCCTTCTTCGCCCGCTCGACAAAGCCGCTGACCCGGTCCTGCTGTATCTTCGACACCAGCGGGTTGATCTGGGCCTTGGGATCGAGGCCGGAGCCGAGCGACATGCCGTCGGCGACGCTGCCGAGTTTTGCCAGCGTCTTGTCGTAGATTTTCCGGTCGATCAGCACGCGGGTGGCGGCGGTGCAAACCTGGCCCTGATTGAAAAACATGCCAAGACCCGCGAGCAGGCCTTCCATGTTCTCGTCCATATCGGAGAACAGAATCATCGGCGACTTGCCGCCGAGTTCGAGCGTGAACCGCGCGAGATTGTCCACGGCCGCGTGTCCGATCAGTTTGCCGACCTCGGTCGAGCCGGTGAAGGTCAGCTTGTCGATGCCCGGATGCTTGGCGAGCGCCGCGCCCGTCGTCGGACCGTCGCCGGTGACAATGTTCACGACGCCCTTCGGGAAGCCGGCTTCATTGATGAGCTGGCCGAGATAGAGCGCGGTGAGCGGCGTTTCCTCTGCCGGCTTCAGCACAATCGTGCAGCCACAGGTCAGGGCCGGCGCGATCTTCCAGATCGCCATCAACAGCGGGAAATTCCACGGCACGATGGCGCCGACGACACCGACCGGCTCCTTGATGGTGCAGGCGAAATGCTGCGCGCCGGGCGGAATGGGAATGGTCGCGTCAAGCGTCGCGCCTTCGATTTTGGTCGCCCAGCCAGCCATGTAGCGCAGCCACTGCACCGATCCGGACACATCCACCGCGCGCGCATTGCCGATGCTCTTGCCGTTCTCCAAAGTCTCAAGCTGCGACAGCGGCTCAATATGCTGCTGGATGAGATCGGCGAGTTTCAGCAGCATCGCCTCGCGTGCCGCCGGCGGCGTCGCCGCCCAGGCGCCGTTCAGCGCTGCGCGCGCCGCAGCGACCGCCTGATCGATGCCGGCGGCCGTGACATTCGGCACTTCGCCGATCGATGTGCCAGTTGCCGGATCATAGACGGCGATACCTCCCGCATCCGGCAGCTTGCGATATTCGCCATCGAAGAAGGAATTCAGCGGGCCGGACAGAAACGCCTTGGTTTTCTCGCTCAGCCCGGCTGCGGCTGCGATATTCATGAGAGCCTCCCGTATGATGTCTTTCCATCAGCCTGCACTATACTGCATGATGCGGCAAGCGCGGACGGCCGCTGGTCGGCCACGTGTTGCGCCGCTAGGCGCGCCCGCGAATCAGGGGTCGTGGCACCGTTTTGCGGCCGACGCCGGCGACCCCCGTCTGGAGACGGCCGGACTCCCAAAGTGATGGAGATCCTGCAAACAGGCTCATGTTGATTGCGTGACGGGAGCTTCCAGCGATGAGTAAGGCGATCAGCTCAGGCCGGGAATTTCGACCAGCAGGGTGAAGCCGTTCAGCATCAGCAGCGTGCCGAGGAGGCCAAGCCCTCCGCCCACAAAGCTCAGCCAGACCAAGTCGGCAACGATTGCAACCGAAATGAGCACAATGGCGATCTGCAACAGCGCTTCGGCATAATCGAAATACGGGTCCTGCTTCAGCGCGTGATCGCGCAGCGCTTCATGCTGCTTGGCGCGCTGGATCAGTTCCTTCTTGCCTTCATTGGTCTCGGGCTCCGATTCATAGCGCGCCACCGTCTTGCGATAGCCGTCGATCTTCTGCTTCAGCGTCGCCTTGGCGTCCTCCGGCAACGCCGGGTCGTTCAGGAAGGCCAGTTCGAACTGGTCGGCCGCCAGCGCGATCGAGGTCTGACGCATATTCTTGGCCTGGAAGAAATTCCAGTAATTGGACGCCAGCACATTGTTGTTGACCGCTTCTTTGCCGGCATTGGAGCCGCCGAGGCTGGTGATCGCCAAAATCATCGCCAGAATGGCAATGACGATTGCGGCCCGCTGCCGGAATTTGTCGTGGGTCTTTTCCTGATCCATCATTTCGCTGGCGTCTTCAGCCTTCATGACATCCCTCGTCGCTGCGGCGCAAGCGGCGCCACAGCTCCCTTTGCATTCTTGATGTGAGTGGAATGTGAACCTTCGGGCTTGTGCGCCCGGCTACGATCCGTTCGACTCGTCGTCGCTTTCTTCCGACAGCCGCTCGACTGAGACGACGCGCTCGTCCTCGGCGGTGTCGAACACGATCACGCCTTGCGTGGACCGTCCGGCGATGCGAATGCCGTTGACCGGGCAGCGGATGAGCTGGCCCTTGTCGGTGACCAGCATGATCTGGTCGGCTTCCTCGATCGGGAAAGACGCGACCAGCTTGCCGTTCTTCTTGGTGATCGCCATGGCGGTGATGCCTTTGCCGCCGCGCCCGGTCGTCCGGTATTCGAAGGACGAGGTGCGCTTGCCGAACCCGCGTTCGGAAATGGTCAGTACGAATTGCTCGGCCGCCGACATTTCGACATAGCGCTGTTCACCGAGTTCGATCGCACCGGTGGTCTCTTCGGCCTCGGCCGGCGCTTCCTCGATTTCGGTTTCGCCACGCCGCACGGCATTCGCGCGCCGCAGATAGGCCGCACGTTCTTCCGCAGTCGCATCGACATGACGCAGGATGGAGAGCGAAATCACCTTGTCGCCGTCGGCCAGCGTGATGCCGCGCACGCCGCGCGAGGTGCGGCCGGTAAACACCCGCACCTCCGGCACCGGGAAGCGGATGCACTGCCCGCCGCTCGCCGTCAGCAGCACGTCGTCCTTTTCCGTGCAGATCTGCACGTCGACGATCGCTTCGCCCTCTTCCAGCTTCATCGCGATGATGCCGGAGCGCCGCACGTCGACGAAATCGGAGAGCTTGTTGCGGCGAACCGTCCCCGAGGTGGTTGCAAACATCACGTCGAGATTGGCCCAGGTCGTTTCGTCCTCGGGCAGCGGCATGATGGTGGTGATGCTTTCGCCCTGCTCGATCGGCAGGATATTCATCAGCGCCTTGCCGCGGGCCTGCGGCGCGGCCACCGGCAGCTTCCAGACTTTCTCTTTATAGACGCGCCCCTTGGACGAGAAATAGAGAACCGGCGCATGCGTCGAGGCGACGAACAGCCGCGACACGAAATCCTCATCGCGCGTCTGCATGCCGGCGCGGCCGCGGCCGCCGCGGCGCTGCGCACGATAGGTCGAGAGCGGCACGCGCTTGATATAGCCTTGATGCGATACGGTCACGACCATGTCCTCGCGATGGATGAGGTCTTCCTCTTCCACCGCGTCCATCTCGTCGACGATGGCGGTGCGGCGCGGGGTGGCGAATTCGTCGCGCACCGCCATCAATTCTTCCTTCACGATCGCCTGCACGCGTGCCCGCGAGCGGAGGATTTCGAGATAATCGCTGATTTCGGCCGCCAGCTTGTCGAGCTCATCCCTGATCTCGTCGCGGCCGAGCGCGGTCAGGCGCTGCAGACGCAGATCAAGGATCGCGCGCGCCTGCGCCTCCGACAGCCGGTAGGTGCCGTCATCGTTGATGCGGTGACGCGGATCGTCGATCAGGGTGATCATCGCCTCCACATCCCGCGCCGGCCAATCGCGCCCCATCAACGCTTCACGCGCCGCATTGGCGTCCCTGGAAGCGCGGATCAGCCTGATGATCTCGTCGATATTGGCGACGGCGATGGCGAGGCCGACCAAGACATGCGCGCGATCGCGCGCCTTGTTGAGCAGGAACTTGGTGCGCCGCGAGACCACTTCCTCGCGGAAGGCGATGAAGGACGTCAGCATGTCCTTCAGATTCATCACCAGCGGGCGGCCGCCATCGAGGGCCACCATGTTGGCGCCGAACGAAGTCTGCAACGGGGTGTAGCGGTAAAGCTGATTGAGAACGATGTCGGCAATGGCCTCGCGCTTGAGCTCGATCACCACGCGATAGCCTTCGCGGCTCGACTCGTCGCGCAGATCGGCGACGCCGTCGATCTTCTTTTCCCGCACCAGTTCCGCGATGCGCTCGACCATCGCCGCCTTGTTCACCTGATACGGGATTTCGGTGATGACGATGGCCTCGCGCTCCTTGCGGAGCGTCTCCATCTCGACCTTGCCGCGCATGATGATCGAGCCGCGACCGGTCTCGTAAGCGGAGCGAATGCCGCCACGGCCGAGGATAAGGCCGCCGGTCGGGAAATCCGGACCTGGCATGATCCGGATCAGATCGTCGACTGGCAAAGCCGGGTCGTTGATCAGTGCGATCGTGGCGTCGATGACCTCGCCGAGATTGTGCGGCGGGATGTTGGTCGCCATGCCGACGGCGATGCCGCCGCCGCCATTGACCAGCAGATTGGGAAATCGCGCCGGCAGGACGGCCGGCTCTTTCTCGTTGCCATCATAGTTCGGATTGAAGTCGACGGTGTCGCTGTCAATGTCGGCGAGCAGCGCCAGCGCCGGCTTGGCGAGCCGCGACTCCGTATAACGCATGGCGGCCGGGGGATCGCCGTCGACAGAGCCGAAATTACCCTGCCCGTCGACCAGCATCACGCGCATGGAGAAATCCTGCGCCATGCGCACCAGCGCGTCATAGATCGATTGGTCGCCGTGCGGGTGATATTTACCCATCACGTCGCCGACGATACGCGCCGATTTCACATACTTCTTGTCGGGTGTATGCCCGTTTTCGTGCATCGAATAGAGAATGCGCCGATGCACCGGCTTGAGCCCGTCGCGCACGTCCGGCAGCGCCCGCGACACGATTACGCTCATCGCGTAATCGAGATACGACCGCTTCACTTCCTCCGTGATGGAGACGGGACGAATATCCGAGGGAGAACCGTCCCCCGGACCGGGATTTTCGGGCTCAGACAAAGGAGAAATCCTGGCGAATCCAGAAGTGGCTTTCTAGCCCATTTGCCGTCTGAAAGCCAAGTAAAACCGCACCTGAAACGTTCTTATTATCCTTTACATATCAAAGACTTGTGACATATTTTTCGGGCGATGCGAAACCGCGTCACAATCTGCACGATTGCGACAAAATCCGGCTAGATTGGCGGGGCGCAGGACCCGCAACGAACATCCCCCATGCCGCTCGAATTTGCCGTTTCCGCGCTGGTGACGCTGCTGGTCGTGGTTGACCCGGT from Pseudorhodoplanes sp. includes these protein-coding regions:
- a CDS encoding aldehyde dehydrogenase family protein produces the protein MNIAAAAGLSEKTKAFLSGPLNSFFDGEYRKLPDAGGIAVYDPATGTSIGEVPNVTAAGIDQAVAAARAALNGAWAATPPAAREAMLLKLADLIQQHIEPLSQLETLENGKSIGNARAVDVSGSVQWLRYMAGWATKIEGATLDATIPIPPGAQHFACTIKEPVGVVGAIVPWNFPLLMAIWKIAPALTCGCTIVLKPAEETPLTALYLGQLINEAGFPKGVVNIVTGDGPTTGAALAKHPGIDKLTFTGSTEVGKLIGHAAVDNLARFTLELGGKSPMILFSDMDENMEGLLAGLGMFFNQGQVCTAATRVLIDRKIYDKTLAKLGSVADGMSLGSGLDPKAQINPLVSKIQQDRVSGFVERAKKAGASLVAGNRSVPDGGYFIAPTILAGLKPQDEAVRDEIFGPVIAALPFDDLDEAIRIANDSRYGLAASVWTRDLNKAFKVVKSLKAGTVWVNSHNTLDPNVPFGGMKQSGIGREHGRAALDGYLETKSVIIRYA
- a CDS encoding DUF4337 domain-containing protein; translated protein: MKAEDASEMMDQEKTHDKFRQRAAIVIAILAMILAITSLGGSNAGKEAVNNNVLASNYWNFFQAKNMRQTSIALAADQFELAFLNDPALPEDAKATLKQKIDGYRKTVARYESEPETNEGKKELIQRAKQHEALRDHALKQDPYFDYAEALLQIAIVLISVAIVADLVWLSFVGGGLGLLGTLLMLNGFTLLVEIPGLS
- the gyrA gene encoding DNA gyrase subunit A translates to MSEPENPGPGDGSPSDIRPVSITEEVKRSYLDYAMSVIVSRALPDVRDGLKPVHRRILYSMHENGHTPDKKYVKSARIVGDVMGKYHPHGDQSIYDALVRMAQDFSMRVMLVDGQGNFGSVDGDPPAAMRYTESRLAKPALALLADIDSDTVDFNPNYDGNEKEPAVLPARFPNLLVNGGGGIAVGMATNIPPHNLGEVIDATIALINDPALPVDDLIRIMPGPDFPTGGLILGRGGIRSAYETGRGSIIMRGKVEMETLRKEREAIVITEIPYQVNKAAMVERIAELVREKKIDGVADLRDESSREGYRVVIELKREAIADIVLNQLYRYTPLQTSFGANMVALDGGRPLVMNLKDMLTSFIAFREEVVSRRTKFLLNKARDRAHVLVGLAIAVANIDEIIRLIRASRDANAAREALMGRDWPARDVEAMITLIDDPRHRINDDGTYRLSEAQARAILDLRLQRLTALGRDEIRDELDKLAAEISDYLEILRSRARVQAIVKEELMAVRDEFATPRRTAIVDEMDAVEEEDLIHREDMVVTVSHQGYIKRVPLSTYRAQRRGGRGRAGMQTRDEDFVSRLFVASTHAPVLYFSSKGRVYKEKVWKLPVAAPQARGKALMNILPIEQGESITTIMPLPEDETTWANLDVMFATTSGTVRRNKLSDFVDVRRSGIIAMKLEEGEAIVDVQICTEKDDVLLTASGGQCIRFPVPEVRVFTGRTSRGVRGITLADGDKVISLSILRHVDATAEERAAYLRRANAVRRGETEIEEAPAEAEETTGAIELGEQRYVEMSAAEQFVLTISERGFGKRTSSFEYRTTGRGGKGITAMAITKKNGKLVASFPIEEADQIMLVTDKGQLIRCPVNGIRIAGRSTQGVIVFDTAEDERVVSVERLSEESDDESNGS